DNA sequence from the Hyalangium ruber genome:
AGCGGTCCACGCCAGCGGAGCTCTCCCGGTCCCAGCGCTGGAGCCAGGGCCGCACGGCGAGCGCGGCCGTGCGCACGGGCCGCGAGGTGCGCCCCGGCCCGAAGTAGTCATCGAAGAGATCCCACATGTACCGCATGGGCGCGTGGACGTAGCCCAGGTGCCTGGCGCCCGGTGGCTTGCGGATGCCCTTGGCCACACAGTGGCTGGAGGAGAGCACCAAGTCGTAGCCCTGGAGGTGGAAGGACTCGATGGCGCGCGGGAAGAGCGGCAGGAAGTGTCGGTAGCGGGAGTGGATGCCCGGGATCCGCTGGAGAAACGAGGTGTAGATGCGCCGGTCCTCGATGACGGGCGGCATCGTCCCGGGCTGGTGGATGAGGGTGTAGATGTCCGCCTCGGGGAACAGCTCGCACAGCGCTTCGAGGACGCGCTCACCGCCGCGCAGGGTGACGAGCCAGTCATGGACGAGGGCGACCTTCACGGGGCGACCTTCTAGCACTCGGACGGGCGAGCGCCACCGGCCGTGGCCGCGGATTCGAGGGTCCCCACCCAGGCGCCGTGTGTGCTACTTCGGAGGCGTGGCGAGCATCCTCATCGACTTGCGCATGGTCCGAGGCCGACTGCACGGCATCGCGCGCTATGCCCTGGAGCTGGCGCGGCGGCTGCCCGCGCTCGCGCCGGATCTGCGCTTCATGGGGCTCACGGCGCCCGAAGGGCTCCCCTCGGATCTGGGAGCGCTGACCCCGTCGATTCCCCTGCACCGCGCCCGCGCGGGCTTCCTGGCGCCCCTGCTGGAGCAGCCCACGCTGCTGGCGGATCTGCTGCGGCTCTCGCCGGACCTCTTCCACGCCACCTCGTTCTCGCTGCCGGGGCTGTGGAACGGCCGGCTGGTGGCCACGCTGCATGACGCCAACCACCTGGCGCTGCCGGAGAACTACAGCCCGGTCCACACGCTCTACTACCGGCTCATCGTCGGCCCGCGCTCGAAGCGGGCCTCGGCGCTGCTCACGGTGTCCGAGTTCTCGCGCGAGGAGCTGGCCCGGCACCTGAACCTGACGCCCTACCGCTTCCAGGTCATCACTCCCGGCGTGGACGAGCGCTACCAGCCCGCTCCGCCTTCCGAGCTCCGGGCCTTCCTCCAGCGGCACCAACTGCCGGCGCGCTACCTCGCCACGGTGGGCAACACGAAGGCGCACAAGAACCTCGCGCTGCTCGCGAAGCTCGCGCCGGAGCTGCCCGTCCCCATCGTCCTGTTGGCGGGCAAGGGCGCGGCCAAGGAGCTGGGCTTTCCCGCCTCCACGCTGGAGCTGACGGAGTTGCCGGAAGCGGAGATGCCCCTCTTCTATGGTGCGGCGGCGGCGCTGCTGTTGCCCTCCCGTTACGAAGGCTTCGGCCTGCCGGTGCTGGAGGCCATGGCGGCGGGCTGCCCGGTGCTTTCCTCGAATGTCTCGGCGCTGCCGGAGGTCACGGGCGAGGCGGCCCTGCTGCTGCCGCCGGAAGACCTCGACGCCTGGAGAGAGGCGACGCTGCGCCTGCTCCGGGACGAGAAGCTGCGACAGTCCCTGGTGGAGAAGGGCCGGGAGCGAGCCGCTCGCTACACCTGGGACGACTGCGCGCGGAAGACCCTGGCGGTGTACCGCCGGGTGCTGGACAGAGCCCCTGCCGCGAGGTGACGGACTCCCACCCCCCGCCAGGGGTACACACATGCGATGGGCGCCCCGGCGTGTCAGCGCCCCAGGTATTCTCCGGGGCAGCCATGTCATCGACACGTGATCAGGAACTCGAGGCCTCCATCGCCGAACTCATGGCCACCCGCGCCAACGCGCCGCCCGACATGCAGCGGCTCGTGGATCAGCAGATCGAGTCGGTGGAGGGCGCGCGGCGCATGCAGCGCATGGTCGAGGAGGCCAACGAGAAGAACCGCCTCATCCGCCCCAAGCTGACCGAGGAGATGCGGGCCTTCTTCACGCCGGCGCCTCGCGCGCGACTGCCCACGTGGATCTCCGACACGCAGACCCGAGCGATGGTGCTGGAGGAGCTGATGCAGTGCCCTGCGGGAGCGAAGGTGTTCCCGGACAAGGACTCGCTGGAGTGCCGCATCCCTACCCCCAAGGGAGGCATTCCGGAGCGGCACGGGCTGACGCTGTGGTTCTACAAGTCCACGGGTCGGCTGAAGGGCCAGCGCTACTACGAGCACGGGCTGCTGCGCTGGGCCATCACGTACCACCACACCGGGGGGCGCGAGTCCGAGGGTCAGTACGACAACGTGAAGCCCAAGGTGGACCGGGAGAACGGCCTCCACACCTACTACGCCCCCAACGGCACCATCGTGCGGCAGGCCGAGTACCAGTCCGGACTGCTCCAGGGCTGGAGCAAGCAGTGGGAGGACGACGGCTACCCGGCCAGCGCGACGCGCTACGAGAACGGCAAGTCCGTCGAGATGATCGGCCCCACGGGAAAGAGCATCTGAGCCTCCCGCGCGCGCCAGGGGTTACTGGCGCGTGAGGTCCTCGCTCCGCGCGCAGAGGCCCAGTCCCCAGATGAACATGAAGGACAGATGCACGCTGGAGTGGAATGGCAGGTAGTGCACTAGCGAGAGGATGTGGAAGCCCACGAAGGACAGCAGCGCGCCCGTCGCCGCGACGGAGCCCGCGCGGTGCCTGCGGATGAGCGCCCGGGCCAACAACCCGTGTACCGCCGCCAGGAGCAGTAGCCCCACCAGGCCCGTCTCCGCCCAGGTCGTCAGCCACAGGTTGTGGGCGTCCGTGGCGAGGAGATCCGTGATGCCTGTCTCGGTCTGAGTGGCCAGCGCGGCGGGCTTGTGGTTGCCGAAGCCCACGCCCACCAGCGGGTGCTCCTTCACGAGCCGCCAGCCCACGGACATGGCGTGCGTACGCTCACCACCGAAGAGGTTCTCCGCCGCCTTGCCCAGGCGCTCGCGCCAGGCGGGAGTCACCGCCACGAGCACCGCCAGCGCCGCGGCCACCGCGAGCCCCGTCTTGCGGATCGTGCCTCGGCTCAAGAGCAGCAACGCCAGCACGCACACGATGAAGCCGGTCAGGAGGGCAGCACGGGCGAACGCCGCGAAAGGCGCGAGCAGCACGGCGCAGACGACGGCTCCCGCGAGGGCCCGCTGCCACACTCCCCTGCCCCGGGCCAGGAGCGCGAGCGCCGGCCCCAGGGTGGCGATGGCGCTGTGCGAGAAGCGCAGTCGGTGGAAGAGGAAGCCTCCGGCCGCGTAGCGGGGGTGCTCCTCGGTGCCGAAGTTCTCCTGCAGCCGGGACAGGTTCAGCTTGAGCAACGCGGGCGGCTCCCAGGTCCAGAGGACGAAGTGCTGGAACAGGCCCAGCGCCGAGGCCACCAGCCATCCGCCCGCCAGGAGCCCCGCGAGCAGTGCCCAGGGCACACCCACGGTGCCGATCGCGGCCACGGCGGCGCCCGCCACCGAGTCCAGCACCTGCCCGTAGCGTGCGCTCCGAGGCCATCGCTCCGCCGCTCCCGTCGCGAGCGCGAGGGCGGGCGAGACGAGCTGCCACGCGGCCAGCGCCAGCGTCATCCTTATATAGGCGCGGACATCCGGCTCGAGGCGCAGCTCCTTGCGGAAGGCCAGCACGAGCGCCCCGAGCACGGCGGCCCCCGCGGCGATCTGCTGCACCACCTCCGCGAGGACAACCCCGACGGCCCACACGGCGAGGATGAGGGTGACAGCGCGGCGCACGACGTCTCCTGGGGAGGCCGGGCATCATAAGCGTCCGGAAGCCCCTGGGAATGACTTCCGGCTTACCGACTTCGTCCGCTCGGCGGCGCCCGGCGCTGGGGCAGGTGCAGAAAGCCCTCGCGCCGCAGCCAGAGCGCCAGCGCCGCTACGATCAGAACGACCGAGGGCAGCCAGGCCGCCAGCGCGGGAGCCATCCGCTCCGTCATCACCAGCGTCCGGCTCACCACCATCAAGCCCCACATCGCCACCGCGATGAGCAGCCCCTCGACGATGGCCGCCGTGAGGTGGCCTCGCCGGTTCTGCCGCAGCGCCAGGCCGATCGCCAGCAGGGCCGCCGGAAATCCCGCCATCGGGTAGGCGAACCGGTTCTGCAGCGCCAGCTCGTATTGCCGAGAGGCCAGCCCCACCTCGGTGCGCGCGGCGACCTGCTCCCGCAGCTCCGCCACCTGCAGCTGCTCGGGGCGCCCGGGGCGGATGCGGAACGAGCGGGAGGGCACGCCCAGGTCGTACTCCCCCTCCTCCAGCGTCTTCACCGAGGTGCGGCCCTCCGGCGAGAACGAGCGCTCCACCACGCCCGTCAGCCGCCAGCGTGTCCCGTCCAGCGGGTACATGGCCTCCGCGTCCAACCGGCGCGAGAGCTTGAAGTCGGGCGTCAGCGTGAGGATCGCCACGTCCTGGAAGCCCTGCTCCGCGCTGCCCGCACGCAGGAAGAAGACGTGCTCGCCGCGCCGGAACCACTGCTTCGGCGTGTAATAGAGCCGCCAGTCTCCCCACCGGTTGAAGCGCTGGGTGCTGATCTCATCCACGCGCCGGCTCGCCTTCACCACCACCGTCTCATCGAAGGCGATGAGCCCCGCGCACGCCAGCAGCGCGCACAACCCGATGGGCAGGTAGAGCGACGCGGGGCCGAAGGTAAGCGCCCGCAGCGCGGTCACCTCACCGCGCTTGCGCAGCGTGGACACCGTCGCCCCGGCCGCGAGCAGCAGCGCCGCCGGGCCGAGCTGCTGGCTGGCCACCAGCGCCTTGTTCGCGTACAGCCGCATCACGTCCCACACCCACCCCTCGCCCGTGTACATCCGCGCCCGGTCCACGAAGTCCACCACGAGGAACACGGTCAGCACGGCGGCGAAGATGCCCACCGCGAAGCGCACATAGGTGCGCATCACATAGAAGAAGAGCGTCGCCCTCACCGCACCGTCCCCGAGCGGCTCACCCGCCACATGGCGAAGATGCCCAGGGCGATGAAGATGAGGTTGGTCAGCTGTCCCGCCAGCACCACCGGCAGCTTGCCCTGGTTGCCCATGTGCTCGAAGGCCCGGCTCAGCAGGTAGAACAGCACGTAGCCGCTCAAGGTCAGCAAGTAGCCCCACGCCCTGCCCGACTGCCGCCGCCCGATGGCCAGCGGCGTGCCCAGCAGCGCGAAGGACAGGGGCGCCACCGCGTTGCCCAGCCGGCTGTGCAGCGCCATGAGGAACGGCCGAGAGTCTCCGCCGCTCTTCTCCGCCTCTTCCGCCGCCATGAGCAGCTCGCCCGGAGTCATCTCCTCCTTCGGGGAGCGGAACCGGTTCTTGCGGGTGAGCGAGGTGCCCAACCCCACCGAGATCTCCCCCTGCTCGAAGCGCAGCAGGCTGTAGTCCGTCGTGGAGCGGTTGGCGCGATGCACCTCGCCCACGTCCAGCACCAGCCGCAGCGCCGCCTCATCCCCCACGCTCGTGTTCACCCGGCCCGTCTGCGCCAGCACCAGCAGCGGCGAGGAGGGCTCCCGGTCATCGTGCAGGAGCACATGCGTCCACTGACCGCCCTCCCGGGAGACGCGCTCGGCGTAAAGCGTCAAGTCACTCAGGTCCTCGTAGAAGACGCCGGACTTCACGTCGCCCGCCACGTTCTTCTTGATGACCTCGCTGACCAGCTCCTTCACTCCCGTGAGCCCCCACGGCTCACCCGTGAAGGACAGGAGCAGCATCAACCCACCCAGCAGCACGCCAATGACCGCCGGCCCCGCCAGCAACTGCGTCGGGCTGATCCCCAGCGCCTGGAGCGCCGTCAGCTCCCGGTCCT
Encoded proteins:
- a CDS encoding glycosyltransferase family 4 protein, whose translation is MVRGRLHGIARYALELARRLPALAPDLRFMGLTAPEGLPSDLGALTPSIPLHRARAGFLAPLLEQPTLLADLLRLSPDLFHATSFSLPGLWNGRLVATLHDANHLALPENYSPVHTLYYRLIVGPRSKRASALLTVSEFSREELARHLNLTPYRFQVITPGVDERYQPAPPSELRAFLQRHQLPARYLATVGNTKAHKNLALLAKLAPELPVPIVLLAGKGAAKELGFPASTLELTELPEAEMPLFYGAAAALLLPSRYEGFGLPVLEAMAAGCPVLSSNVSALPEVTGEAALLLPPEDLDAWREATLRLLRDEKLRQSLVEKGRERAARYTWDDCARKTLAVYRRVLDRAPAAR
- a CDS encoding toxin-antitoxin system YwqK family antitoxin, whose amino-acid sequence is MSSTRDQELEASIAELMATRANAPPDMQRLVDQQIESVEGARRMQRMVEEANEKNRLIRPKLTEEMRAFFTPAPRARLPTWISDTQTRAMVLEELMQCPAGAKVFPDKDSLECRIPTPKGGIPERHGLTLWFYKSTGRLKGQRYYEHGLLRWAITYHHTGGRESEGQYDNVKPKVDRENGLHTYYAPNGTIVRQAEYQSGLLQGWSKQWEDDGYPASATRYENGKSVEMIGPTGKSI
- a CDS encoding O-antigen ligase family protein, with amino-acid sequence MRRAVTLILAVWAVGVVLAEVVQQIAAGAAVLGALVLAFRKELRLEPDVRAYIRMTLALAAWQLVSPALALATGAAERWPRSARYGQVLDSVAGAAVAAIGTVGVPWALLAGLLAGGWLVASALGLFQHFVLWTWEPPALLKLNLSRLQENFGTEEHPRYAAGGFLFHRLRFSHSAIATLGPALALLARGRGVWQRALAGAVVCAVLLAPFAAFARAALLTGFIVCVLALLLLSRGTIRKTGLAVAAALAVLVAVTPAWRERLGKAAENLFGGERTHAMSVGWRLVKEHPLVGVGFGNHKPAALATQTETGITDLLATDAHNLWLTTWAETGLVGLLLLAAVHGLLARALIRRHRAGSVAATGALLSFVGFHILSLVHYLPFHSSVHLSFMFIWGLGLCARSEDLTRQ
- a CDS encoding LptF/LptG family permease; its protein translation is MRATLFFYVMRTYVRFAVGIFAAVLTVFLVVDFVDRARMYTGEGWVWDVMRLYANKALVASQQLGPAALLLAAGATVSTLRKRGEVTALRALTFGPASLYLPIGLCALLACAGLIAFDETVVVKASRRVDEISTQRFNRWGDWRLYYTPKQWFRRGEHVFFLRAGSAEQGFQDVAILTLTPDFKLSRRLDAEAMYPLDGTRWRLTGVVERSFSPEGRTSVKTLEEGEYDLGVPSRSFRIRPGRPEQLQVAELREQVAARTEVGLASRQYELALQNRFAYPMAGFPAALLAIGLALRQNRRGHLTAAIVEGLLIAVAMWGLMVVSRTLVMTERMAPALAAWLPSVVLIVAALALWLRREGFLHLPQRRAPPSGRSR
- a CDS encoding LptF/LptG family permease; translation: MKLLARYLLKELLVPLVVWVAFLFLLLFVMQFLRGTDVLLGSAVTLVDVGRLILYLAPHFLVMALPIAFLLAILLGLGRLSEDRELTALQALGISPTQLLAGPAVIGVLLGGLMLLLSFTGEPWGLTGVKELVSEVIKKNVAGDVKSGVFYEDLSDLTLYAERVSREGGQWTHVLLHDDREPSSPLLVLAQTGRVNTSVGDEAALRLVLDVGEVHRANRSTTDYSLLRFEQGEISVGLGTSLTRKNRFRSPKEEMTPGELLMAAEEAEKSGGDSRPFLMALHSRLGNAVAPLSFALLGTPLAIGRRQSGRAWGYLLTLSGYVLFYLLSRAFEHMGNQGKLPVVLAGQLTNLIFIALGIFAMWRVSRSGTVR